A DNA window from Corynebacterium ciconiae DSM 44920 contains the following coding sequences:
- the wzm gene encoding galactan export ABC transporter permease subunit Wzm/RfbD: MTVSDSQSRNLEATIERITRTDETTAPPSRSQTFAAAWSDLVRGAQQHELWLQLGWQDIKQRYRRSVLGPLWITIATGVMALALGLLYSVLFRIPLAEFLPHVTVGLIMWNFISGCIREGSEVFIANEGLIKQLPSALSVHVYRLVWKQTLFLAHNLVIWVILILIFPRHLGWELLLAIPAMVLLLLNGVWVAMFFGIVSTRFRDISPLLEALTQLLFYVTPIVWTTQTLKDQGGQVEGRARLAELNPLYHYMEVIRAPLIGAPLPVYHWWVVLGFTAVGLVLALLAMRTWRYRVSYWV, translated from the coding sequence ATGACTGTGTCAGACAGCCAATCAAGGAACTTAGAGGCCACGATCGAGCGGATCACCCGCACGGATGAAACCACGGCCCCGCCGTCGCGTTCGCAGACATTCGCGGCCGCATGGTCGGATCTGGTGCGGGGCGCGCAGCAGCACGAGTTGTGGCTGCAGCTCGGCTGGCAGGATATTAAGCAGCGCTACCGCCGCTCGGTGCTGGGCCCGCTGTGGATCACGATCGCCACCGGTGTGATGGCTTTGGCCTTGGGTCTGCTCTATTCGGTGCTGTTTCGTATTCCGCTGGCGGAATTCCTGCCGCACGTGACGGTGGGTTTGATCATGTGGAACTTCATCTCAGGGTGTATCCGTGAGGGCTCTGAGGTGTTTATCGCGAACGAGGGGTTAATTAAGCAGCTGCCCTCGGCACTGTCGGTGCACGTGTATCGCCTGGTGTGGAAGCAGACTCTGTTCCTGGCCCACAATTTGGTTATTTGGGTGATTCTGATTCTGATTTTCCCGCGCCATCTGGGCTGGGAGCTGCTCTTGGCTATTCCGGCGATGGTGCTGCTTTTGCTCAACGGCGTGTGGGTGGCAATGTTTTTCGGCATTGTTTCTACCCGTTTCCGCGATATTTCTCCGCTGCTGGAGGCGCTGACTCAGCTGCTGTTTTATGTGACTCCGATTGTGTGGACCACGCAGACGCTAAAGGATCAGGGCGGCCAGGTGGAGGGCCGCGCCCGCTTGGCGGAGCTGAATCCGCTGTACCACTACATGGAGGTTATTCGCGCTCCTCTTATCGGCGCGCCGCTGCCGGTGTATCACTGGTGGGTGGTGCTGGGCTTCACCGCGGTCGGTTTGGTTCTGGCTTTGCTGGCGATGCGCACGTGGCGCTATCGCGTCAGCTATTGGGTGTAA
- a CDS encoding aminotransferase class V-fold PLP-dependent enzyme, translating to MVFDAPRVRGLYVSLSDGWIYLNAPQAQIPEKVYAGLSNAFRTSRTMMRPEPTSGHHSRSYSAGRTGAQSTEETACRAIADLLGTRADCVVLGPNRQDLLIALARSISTRLHRSDVVLSPDPLFEPFAREANNAIYAQYDLTLGSIPAAQFSELVTGATRLVALPAADGLLGVVHDITSIAEITHDRARAWVLADLTDVVPYRLSSMDELGIDIAVVDVAGMGGPEVAALVFRSATMLGRLQRPLEFPTVSPGLLGGVSPVVDHYAGLNENASGTRRRRLEIAFEDMSAHMSKVYHHLLESLTLQSVHIVGVSGDATELGALDLDRIPRISVVLPDVPAATVHERLASNGIATVLPLSSPLLEEMGVADAGGAITIGLAPYNSEYDIDQLARVLASLA from the coding sequence ATGGTCTTCGACGCCCCACGTGTACGTGGACTCTACGTCTCGTTGAGTGATGGTTGGATCTACCTCAACGCCCCGCAGGCCCAAATCCCGGAAAAGGTTTACGCCGGCCTCTCCAATGCTTTCCGCACCAGCCGCACCATGATGCGCCCCGAGCCCACCAGCGGGCACCATTCCCGCAGCTACAGCGCGGGGCGCACCGGTGCGCAGAGCACAGAAGAAACCGCGTGCCGCGCCATTGCTGACCTCTTGGGCACCCGCGCTGACTGCGTGGTCTTGGGCCCGAACCGCCAGGATCTACTCATCGCGCTGGCTCGCTCTATTTCCACGCGGCTACACCGCTCCGATGTGGTGCTCAGCCCCGATCCGCTCTTCGAGCCCTTCGCCCGCGAAGCCAACAACGCCATCTACGCCCAATACGATCTCACCCTCGGCTCTATTCCTGCCGCACAGTTCAGTGAGCTCGTCACCGGCGCCACCCGGCTGGTGGCTCTGCCCGCCGCTGATGGGCTTTTGGGAGTGGTGCATGATATCACCAGCATCGCCGAGATTACTCACGACCGCGCCCGAGCCTGGGTGCTGGCTGATCTCACAGATGTGGTGCCCTACCGTTTGAGCTCCATGGATGAGCTCGGCATCGATATCGCCGTAGTGGATGTCGCCGGCATGGGTGGGCCGGAGGTGGCTGCGCTTGTCTTCCGCTCTGCCACGATGCTTGGGCGGCTACAACGGCCCCTCGAGTTCCCCACCGTCTCGCCCGGTTTGCTTGGCGGGGTGTCGCCGGTGGTCGACCACTACGCAGGCCTTAACGAAAACGCCAGCGGCACGCGCCGACGCCGTCTTGAGATCGCCTTCGAGGACATGTCCGCGCACATGAGCAAGGTGTATCACCACCTGCTCGAATCGCTTACCCTGCAGAGTGTGCACATAGTCGGTGTATCCGGCGATGCGACTGAGCTCGGCGCACTCGACCTGGACCGCATTCCCCGGATATCCGTGGTACTGCCGGATGTTCCCGCCGCTACCGTGCACGAGCGGCTCGCCTCCAATGGCATAGCCACCGTGCTGCCGCTGTCCTCGCCACTGCTGGAAGAAATGGGGGTGGCCGATGCTGGCGGGGCCATCACCATCGGCCTGGCCCCCTACAACTCCGAATACGATATCGATCAACTCGCCCGCGTTCTGGCCTCCTTGGCCTAA
- a CDS encoding NAD(P)H-quinone oxidoreductase → MKAITLVESDNPKRPDLVWDDVERPRLAEGEVLVEVKAAGVNRADLAQRAGAYPPPEGASEILGLEIAGVVADPGDTDYSVGDEVCALLAGGGYAEYAAVPAGQLLPIPEGWSFAEAASIVEVATTVWSNIVMTAHLQQGQTLLVHGGGGGIGTFAIQLGKALGCTVAGTAGSAEKVELMQKLGADVAINYKEQDFAEVMRNSCDVILDVVGGSYLDSNVKALAMDGTVTIIGLIGGPKGELNVGRLLSKRGTLAATTLRNRSIEDKAEIVRQTREGVWPLLNSGKISHHISTVLPIAEANEAHRIMAKGEMTGKIILEISQ, encoded by the coding sequence ATGAAAGCTATCACTCTCGTCGAGTCCGATAACCCCAAGCGCCCCGATCTCGTCTGGGACGATGTTGAGCGCCCCCGCCTCGCCGAGGGCGAGGTGTTGGTGGAGGTGAAGGCTGCGGGTGTCAACCGCGCGGATCTGGCGCAGCGCGCCGGAGCCTACCCGCCGCCGGAGGGCGCCTCGGAGATCCTTGGCCTAGAGATCGCCGGTGTGGTGGCTGATCCGGGTGATACTGACTACTCGGTCGGCGATGAGGTGTGTGCTTTGCTCGCCGGCGGCGGCTATGCCGAGTATGCGGCGGTGCCGGCCGGCCAGCTACTTCCCATCCCAGAAGGCTGGAGCTTCGCCGAGGCCGCCTCGATCGTGGAGGTGGCCACCACGGTGTGGTCCAACATTGTGATGACGGCCCACCTGCAGCAGGGCCAGACGTTGCTGGTGCACGGCGGCGGCGGTGGCATTGGCACCTTTGCCATTCAGCTCGGCAAGGCGCTGGGCTGCACGGTGGCGGGCACTGCTGGTTCTGCCGAGAAGGTCGAGCTGATGCAGAAGCTGGGCGCCGATGTGGCTATTAATTATAAGGAGCAGGACTTCGCTGAGGTCATGCGCAATTCATGCGATGTGATCCTCGATGTGGTCGGCGGCTCTTATCTGGATTCGAACGTCAAGGCTTTGGCGATGGATGGCACGGTCACGATCATTGGGTTGATCGGCGGCCCGAAGGGCGAGCTCAACGTGGGTCGTTTGCTCTCTAAGCGGGGCACGCTCGCCGCCACAACACTGCGCAATCGCTCTATCGAGGACAAGGCAGAGATCGTGCGCCAGACCCGCGAGGGTGTGTGGCCGCTGCTCAACTCCGGCAAGATCAGCCACCACATCTCCACAGTGCTGCCCATCGCGGAGGCCAACGAGGCCCACCGCATCATGGCCAAGGGCGAGATGACCGGCAAGATCATTCTCGAGATCTCCCAATAG
- a CDS encoding ArsR/SmtB family transcription factor, translating into MTSPAGPECCPSPTLLDDSTASRHAPVLAALGDPTRLKLAAFLTACSPSPVCACAFPEDFGISRSTLSHHLSKLVDAGVAERSKRGKWSYYTISENLDPAVLTLLRGLASGEPISASSRAGDDPTIVFLSANSAESALFAADTARSLLGDRATVVPNSDVSVDGAQPDPGTIKSADRVIILGPNSDCPRFPSVDYSTWELDIDAMEPDQLRAEITDRVTKLAAWITSTPD; encoded by the coding sequence ATGACCTCCCCCGCCGGACCCGAATGCTGCCCCTCTCCCACGTTGTTGGATGACTCCACGGCGAGCCGCCATGCGCCGGTGCTTGCCGCTCTCGGGGACCCGACTCGATTGAAGCTCGCAGCCTTCCTGACAGCGTGCAGCCCGTCACCAGTGTGTGCGTGCGCCTTTCCCGAGGATTTTGGAATTAGCCGCTCCACGCTGTCTCATCACTTGAGCAAACTCGTAGATGCGGGAGTAGCCGAGCGCAGCAAACGTGGCAAGTGGAGTTACTACACCATCAGCGAGAATCTTGATCCTGCCGTGCTCACTCTTCTCCGCGGACTAGCCAGCGGCGAACCCATCTCGGCCTCTTCGCGCGCCGGCGATGATCCAACCATTGTGTTCCTCAGTGCGAACTCCGCAGAGAGCGCCCTCTTCGCCGCGGACACGGCCCGATCCCTACTGGGCGACCGAGCAACAGTGGTACCTAACTCTGATGTGAGCGTGGATGGCGCGCAGCCTGATCCCGGCACGATCAAAAGCGCAGATAGAGTGATAATCCTCGGGCCGAATAGCGACTGCCCCCGCTTTCCGAGCGTAGATTACAGCACATGGGAGCTAGACATAGACGCCATGGAACCGGATCAGCTCCGCGCAGAAATCACCGATCGTGTCACCAAGCTGGCAGCGTGGATCACCTCCACCCCCGACTAA
- the arsB gene encoding ACR3 family arsenite efflux transporter, producing MTTEQQSQPSRTEPASLSIVDRYLPVWIIAAMALGLALSRIAPGFGSALHNLEVGTISVPIAIGLLVMMYPPLAKVRYDKLGGLATDKRLMAVSLTLNWVVGPACMFALAWLFLPDQPELRTGLIIVGLARCIAMVLVWSDLSCGDREVTAVLVAINSIFQVLMFGVLGWFYLQILPQWLGLPTTSANFSFWAIVVSVLVFLGIPLAAGALSRVIGEKAKGRNWYEDSYLPAVSPLALIGLLYTIVVLFAIQGEQVIAHPGSVMRVALPLLCYFVFMFFLGLVLSRAAGMGYSQSTSVAFTAAGNNFELAIAVAIGTFGATSGQALAGTIGPLVEVPVLVALVYAVTWLGPRMFPNDPTLPASRS from the coding sequence ATGACGACGGAACAACAATCCCAGCCATCCCGCACGGAACCGGCGTCGCTGTCCATCGTGGATCGTTACCTGCCGGTGTGGATCATCGCCGCGATGGCGCTGGGGCTGGCACTAAGCAGGATCGCGCCGGGGTTCGGCTCGGCGCTTCATAACCTTGAGGTCGGTACGATCTCTGTGCCCATCGCCATTGGCCTACTCGTTATGATGTATCCACCTCTGGCTAAGGTGCGTTATGACAAGTTGGGCGGACTCGCCACTGATAAGCGGCTCATGGCAGTATCGCTCACACTGAACTGGGTGGTGGGGCCGGCCTGTATGTTTGCGCTTGCTTGGCTGTTCCTGCCCGATCAACCAGAGCTGCGCACTGGGCTAATCATTGTGGGCTTAGCGCGCTGTATCGCCATGGTATTGGTGTGGTCCGATCTCTCCTGTGGTGATCGTGAAGTCACCGCAGTGTTGGTGGCCATTAACTCCATCTTCCAAGTGCTCATGTTTGGAGTCTTGGGCTGGTTCTATCTCCAGATCCTTCCTCAGTGGCTGGGGCTGCCCACCACTTCGGCTAACTTCTCTTTCTGGGCGATCGTTGTGTCTGTCCTCGTCTTCCTCGGCATTCCCCTGGCTGCAGGCGCGCTGTCTCGTGTCATTGGAGAGAAGGCGAAAGGGCGGAACTGGTACGAAGATTCCTATCTCCCCGCAGTCTCGCCCTTAGCGCTGATCGGCCTGTTGTACACCATCGTGGTGCTCTTCGCGATCCAAGGAGAGCAGGTGATCGCCCATCCGGGATCGGTGATGCGAGTGGCACTACCGCTGCTGTGCTATTTCGTGTTCATGTTTTTCCTCGGCCTCGTGCTATCACGAGCAGCCGGCATGGGCTACTCCCAATCCACATCGGTGGCGTTTACTGCTGCGGGCAACAACTTCGAGCTGGCTATTGCAGTAGCCATCGGCACTTTTGGGGCTACGTCTGGGCAGGCACTAGCCGGCACTATTGGTCCGCTGGTGGAAGTGCCCGTGCTTGTAGCGCTCGTTTACGCCGTCACGTGGCTGGGGCCGCGCATGTTCCCCAACGATCCCACCCTGCCCGCTTCGAGGTCTTAG
- a CDS encoding low molecular weight phosphatase family protein, with amino-acid sequence MKSTPTVLFVCVANAGKSQMAAALARLYAGDALRIYSAGTEPKEHINQLSAKSVAELGADMTGATPQPVDPTLLESVDRTIILGEAAQLRLPAHAQGSLERWSVCEPANDGIEGAERMALIRDDIAARVRALIRELLSEKP; translated from the coding sequence ATGAAATCCACCCCAACGGTGCTGTTTGTGTGCGTGGCAAACGCTGGAAAATCCCAGATGGCTGCTGCGCTCGCACGGCTCTATGCCGGAGACGCATTGCGCATCTACTCCGCTGGGACTGAGCCTAAAGAGCACATCAATCAGCTGTCCGCGAAGTCAGTGGCCGAACTTGGTGCAGACATGACAGGCGCCACACCTCAGCCGGTGGATCCCACTTTGTTAGAGAGCGTGGATCGCACCATCATTCTTGGAGAAGCCGCTCAACTCCGTCTCCCCGCTCATGCCCAGGGAAGCCTCGAACGCTGGAGTGTGTGCGAACCTGCCAACGACGGTATAGAGGGTGCCGAACGTATGGCGCTGATTCGAGATGACATTGCCGCTCGCGTTCGAGCCCTCATTCGTGAGCTTCTCTCCGAGAAGCCTTAG
- the hisC gene encoding histidinol-phosphate transaminase: MIRPDLASLPAYVPGKRNPRALKLSSNEVAFGPLPSVQAAMEQVVSQANRYPDMAAMDIREQIAEHLGLTVDHVAVGCGSSALCQQLVQIACDRGEEVVFPWRSFEAYPIFAQVANATSVPVPLDDQHRLDLPAMAAAVTESTRLIFVCNPNNPSGTTITAAEFEEFMQAVPRDVIVALDEAYFEYMRAEDTPIGHMLIDAHPNLIALRTFSKAYGLAGMRIGYAFGAPNIIEALNKVAIPFGVNAVAQAAACASLAESEELLHRTDEVVEQRQRLQEELGAVPSEANFVWIPREDALEVASKLADKDVLVRAFPEGLRVTVTNPAEMDRFLAAWRELGL, translated from the coding sequence ATGATTCGCCCTGATCTTGCTTCTTTGCCGGCCTATGTTCCGGGTAAGCGCAATCCGCGTGCCCTTAAGTTGTCGAGTAACGAGGTGGCCTTTGGTCCCCTCCCGAGTGTTCAGGCCGCAATGGAGCAGGTGGTCTCCCAGGCGAACCGCTATCCAGACATGGCGGCGATGGATATTCGCGAGCAGATCGCGGAGCATCTTGGACTCACCGTGGATCATGTGGCGGTGGGCTGTGGATCCTCCGCACTGTGCCAGCAGCTGGTGCAGATTGCCTGCGACCGTGGCGAGGAAGTGGTGTTCCCGTGGCGTTCTTTCGAGGCGTATCCCATTTTCGCGCAGGTCGCGAACGCCACCAGCGTGCCGGTGCCATTGGATGATCAGCACCGTCTTGATCTTCCCGCCATGGCCGCCGCGGTCACCGAGTCCACTCGCCTGATTTTCGTGTGCAACCCCAATAACCCTTCGGGCACCACCATCACCGCCGCCGAGTTTGAGGAGTTCATGCAGGCTGTGCCGCGCGATGTGATCGTGGCCCTCGATGAGGCGTATTTCGAGTACATGCGCGCCGAGGACACCCCCATCGGGCACATGCTTATCGACGCCCACCCCAACCTCATTGCGCTTCGTACCTTCTCTAAGGCCTATGGCCTGGCCGGCATGCGCATCGGTTATGCCTTCGGCGCGCCGAACATCATCGAGGCCCTCAATAAGGTGGCCATCCCCTTCGGCGTCAACGCCGTGGCCCAGGCCGCAGCCTGCGCCTCGCTGGCAGAGTCCGAAGAGCTGCTGCACCGCACCGATGAGGTGGTTGAGCAGCGCCAGCGCCTCCAAGAGGAGCTGGGGGCTGTGCCCTCCGAGGCGAACTTCGTGTGGATTCCGCGGGAAGACGCCCTCGAGGTGGCGTCGAAACTTGCAGATAAGGACGTGCTGGTGCGCGCCTTCCCCGAGGGACTGCGGGTGACCGTGACCAACCCTGCGGAGATGGATCGCTTCCTCGCCGCGTGGCGCGAGCTGGGACTCTAA